From one Chthonomonadales bacterium genomic stretch:
- a CDS encoding aminopeptidase P family protein — protein sequence MPPEDLKGRLARARAAMAERDLPALLLTQIDNVHWISGFTGSSAQVLLTAEAALIATDSRYTEQARSECPSLELVSLASSSPDAIVAVLGTLPVGRLGFEASSVSVRMHGTLREQIPGAIELIATDRLVEGLRLVKGVDEVARIEVACGVVDRAFERIVPEIRPGATERDVMLALEWHMRRDESADVSFDTIVASGPRSALPHGRPSERVLAAGDMVTLDYGARVAGYCSDITRTVSLGRAGREEREVYHVVLDAMNRAIAAMRPGVSGRDVDAVARDHISQAGYGDFFGHGLGHSLGRAVHDGPGLAPRSGITLAPGMVMTVEPGIYLPGRFGVRIEQDVLVTEDGARVLTHSPSHLMELPA from the coding sequence ATGCCGCCCGAGGACCTGAAGGGTCGCCTGGCGCGCGCCCGTGCCGCGATGGCCGAGCGCGACCTGCCTGCGCTGCTGCTTACCCAGATCGACAACGTGCACTGGATCAGCGGCTTCACCGGCTCGTCGGCCCAGGTGCTGCTGACCGCGGAGGCGGCACTGATCGCTACCGACTCGCGCTACACGGAGCAGGCACGCTCCGAGTGCCCTTCGCTGGAGCTCGTGTCGCTGGCGTCAAGCAGCCCGGACGCGATCGTGGCCGTGCTGGGCACGCTGCCGGTCGGCCGGCTCGGCTTCGAGGCGTCGAGCGTGTCGGTGCGGATGCATGGCACGCTGCGCGAGCAGATACCTGGCGCCATCGAGCTTATTGCTACCGACCGCCTGGTCGAGGGTCTGCGCCTGGTCAAGGGCGTCGACGAGGTAGCGCGGATCGAGGTGGCCTGCGGGGTGGTGGACCGCGCGTTCGAGCGGATCGTGCCCGAGATCCGTCCCGGCGCCACGGAGCGCGACGTGATGCTGGCGCTGGAGTGGCACATGCGGCGAGACGAGAGCGCTGACGTGTCCTTCGACACCATCGTGGCCTCCGGGCCGCGTTCGGCGCTGCCCCACGGCCGCCCCTCTGAGCGCGTGCTGGCCGCCGGCGACATGGTGACGCTCGACTATGGCGCGCGCGTGGCCGGCTACTGCTCCGACATCACGCGCACCGTCTCCCTCGGCCGGGCTGGCAGGGAGGAGCGCGAGGTCTACCACGTCGTGCTTGATGCGATGAACCGAGCGATCGCAGCGATGCGCCCGGGCGTGTCGGGTCGCGACGTGGATGCCGTCGCGCGTGACCACATCTCGCAGGCCGGCTACGGCGACTTCTTCGGCCACGGCCTGGGGCACAGCCTGGGGCGCGCCGTGCACGACGGGCCCGGACTGGCGCCGCGCAGCGGCATCACGCTCGCGCCCGGCATGGTGATGACCGTGGAGCCTGGCATCTACCTCCCCGGCCGCTTCGGCGTTCGGATCGAGCAGGACGTGCTCGTCACCGAGGACGGCGCGCGAGTCTTGACCCACAGCCCCAGCCATCTGATGGAGCTGCCCGCCTGA
- the asnS gene encoding asparagine--tRNA ligase, whose product MIRPGEYIRDILAREPGATVTARGWVKTRRDSKGIHFAQISDGSCFQDLQVVVEGGALPEETLRDLTTGACVRVTGELVESPGAGQAVELRALEAEVLGPADSAAYPLQKKGHSMEFLREIAHLRTRSNTFGAVFRVRNALSYAIHRFFQERGFLYVHTPIITASDCEGAGAMFGVTTLDPLDLPRTDGGEIDYSADFFGEHAYLTVSGQLEAEVFALSFSNVYTFGPTFRAENSNTPRHLAEFWMVEPEMAFCDLAGNMQLAEEFLKHIIGHVLDACRPDIEFFNKRIDNTVLQTLEHVASSTFEHVTYTEAVAILEESGRDWEFPVAWGADLQSEHERYLTEEVFRRPVIVTDYPHKIKPFYMRSNDDGRTVRAMDVLVPRIGEIIGGSQREERLDVLLRTIRSHGLPEAAYWWYLDLRRFGSAPHAGFGLGVERMLMYLTGMKNIRDVVPFPRTPGCAEF is encoded by the coding sequence ATGATTCGACCAGGAGAGTACATACGCGACATCCTGGCCCGGGAGCCCGGCGCGACGGTCACCGCCCGGGGGTGGGTGAAGACTCGCCGCGACTCCAAGGGGATCCATTTCGCTCAGATCAGCGATGGGAGCTGTTTCCAGGACCTGCAGGTCGTCGTTGAGGGCGGCGCGCTGCCGGAGGAGACGCTGCGGGACCTCACGACGGGAGCGTGCGTGCGCGTGACGGGCGAGCTCGTGGAGTCGCCGGGCGCCGGGCAGGCCGTCGAGCTACGGGCGCTCGAGGCCGAGGTCCTCGGCCCTGCGGATTCGGCCGCCTACCCGCTTCAGAAGAAGGGGCACTCGATGGAGTTCCTCCGCGAGATAGCCCACCTGCGCACGCGCTCCAACACCTTCGGCGCGGTGTTTCGCGTCCGCAACGCCCTGTCCTACGCGATCCACCGGTTCTTTCAAGAGCGGGGCTTCCTCTACGTTCACACGCCCATCATCACGGCCTCCGACTGTGAGGGCGCCGGCGCGATGTTCGGTGTCACCACGCTCGACCCGTTGGACCTGCCGCGAACCGACGGCGGTGAGATCGACTACAGCGCCGACTTCTTCGGCGAGCACGCCTACCTTACCGTGAGCGGCCAACTCGAGGCCGAGGTGTTCGCGCTCTCGTTCAGCAACGTCTATACCTTCGGCCCCACGTTTCGCGCCGAGAACTCCAACACGCCGCGCCATCTGGCCGAGTTCTGGATGGTGGAGCCGGAGATGGCCTTCTGCGACCTCGCGGGCAACATGCAGCTTGCCGAGGAGTTCCTGAAGCACATCATCGGACACGTGCTCGACGCCTGCCGACCGGACATCGAGTTCTTCAACAAGCGAATCGACAACACGGTGCTCCAGACGCTCGAGCACGTGGCCTCCTCGACGTTCGAGCACGTCACCTACACGGAAGCGGTCGCGATCCTCGAGGAGTCCGGGCGGGATTGGGAGTTCCCGGTTGCGTGGGGAGCCGACCTTCAGAGCGAGCACGAACGGTACCTGACCGAGGAGGTGTTCCGCCGCCCGGTCATCGTGACCGACTATCCCCATAAGATCAAGCCCTTCTACATGCGCTCCAATGACGACGGCAGGACCGTCCGCGCGATGGACGTGCTGGTGCCGCGCATCGGCGAGATCATCGGGGGCAGCCAGCGCGAGGAGCGATTGGACGTTCTGCTGCGGACGATCCGCTCGCATGGGCTTCCCGAGGCCGCCTATTGGTGGTACCTCGACCTTCGCCGGTTCGGCAGCGCGCCGCACGCCGGCTTCGGCCTCGGCGTCGAGCGAATGCTCATGTACCTGACCGGGATGAAGAACATCCGGGACGTGGTCCCCTTCCCGCGCACGCCAGGTTGCGCCGAGTTCTGA
- the queF gene encoding NADPH-dependent 7-cyano-7-deazaguanine reductase QueF yields MSERIARLEVFPNPRPERDYRVRHECPEFTSVCPITGLPDFGTITVEYVPEALCVELKSLKYYLFGFRQEGIFYEAVVNRILDDLVTACSPRRMTVTGAFSVRGGISSTVTAAFEALAP; encoded by the coding sequence ATGTCCGAGCGCATCGCCCGCCTCGAAGTCTTCCCGAACCCACGGCCGGAGCGCGATTACCGCGTTCGGCACGAGTGCCCGGAGTTCACATCGGTCTGCCCGATCACCGGTCTGCCGGACTTCGGCACGATCACCGTCGAGTACGTGCCGGAGGCTTTGTGTGTCGAGCTTAAGTCGCTGAAGTACTACCTGTTCGGCTTCCGGCAGGAGGGCATCTTCTACGAAGCCGTGGTCAACCGCATCCTGGACGACCTCGTGACGGCCTGCAGTCCCCGGCGCATGACCGTCACCGGCGCCTTCTCGGTGCGCGGCGGCATCTCCTCGACCGTCACCGCCGCGTTCGAGGCGCTGGCGCCGTAG
- a CDS encoding 6-carboxytetrahydropterin synthase produces the protein MYTLIVKARFEAAHDIPGHPGKCARLHGHSYRVEAEFAGATLDSLGMVRDFGDLKSALSDVLPDHTYLNDEVPATTTAENISRWVFERLAERGLPVSAITVWETDRCACRYTPDPPAG, from the coding sequence ATGTACACGCTCATCGTCAAGGCACGCTTCGAGGCCGCCCACGACATCCCCGGCCACCCCGGCAAATGCGCGCGGCTGCACGGCCATAGCTACCGCGTGGAGGCCGAGTTCGCCGGCGCGACGCTGGACTCGCTCGGAATGGTTCGCGACTTTGGCGACCTGAAGTCGGCCCTGAGCGACGTGCTGCCGGACCACACCTACCTGAACGACGAGGTGCCCGCGACGACCACGGCCGAGAACATTTCGCGTTGGGTGTTCGAGCGCCTGGCCGAGCGTGGCCTGCCCGTGAGCGCCATCACCGTGTGGGAGACGGACCGCTGCGCCTGCCGATACACCCCCGACCCGCCGGCGGGATGA
- the aroQ gene encoding type II 3-dehydroquinate dehydratase: MKVCVLHGPNLNLLGIREPDVYGQHSFDELNRRIKDRAREIGVEARIFQSNSEGQIVDAIHDALKWADAIVINPGAFTHYSYAIRDAIAAVRLPTIEVHLTNVQAREEWRRQSVVSPVTSGQIIGFGTHSYLMALDAAKDLVEESHR, encoded by the coding sequence ATGAAGGTGTGCGTGCTGCACGGGCCCAACCTGAACCTCCTGGGCATTCGCGAGCCGGATGTCTATGGCCAGCACTCCTTCGACGAGCTCAACCGCAGGATCAAAGACCGTGCGCGCGAGATCGGCGTGGAGGCGCGCATCTTCCAGTCCAACAGCGAGGGGCAGATCGTCGATGCGATCCACGATGCGCTCAAGTGGGCGGACGCCATCGTGATCAACCCGGGCGCGTTTACGCACTACTCATATGCCATCCGTGACGCGATCGCCGCCGTCCGGCTACCCACCATCGAGGTCCACCTGACCAACGTGCAGGCGCGCGAGGAGTGGCGCCGGCAATCCGTCGTGTCGCCGGTGACCTCCGGACAGATCATCGGCTTCGGAACGCACAGCTACCTGATGGCGCTCGACGCCGCCAAGGACCTGGTGGAGGAGAGCCACCGTTGA
- a CDS encoding TldD/PmbA family protein — protein sequence MTEAEARAILERALAHATADSTEAMLSGYAEASTRFANNAITQNVAKTNARLTVRSAFENRVGTVTVNSFDDDRLRDAVRRAEEIARQAAPDTEHMPPVEPTAYAQVVAWDEAAAAATAEDRAAVVRAGIEAAEGAGLTAAGSYATDSGLEAVANSRGLFACHRSTSARYTVTAIGPDSTGWAESAGWRLADVDAASATRRAIDKAAAARAPQEVEPGPFTVILEPAAAAEMLAFLAWTLDAKAAAEGRSAFSGKEGTRIADSRVTLATHPADMECPGAPFFGDGAAAPDVTWIGDGVVRELARTRYWAARTGRPFTGRPTNLLMLGGDASVDDLVASTEDGILVTRFWYIRFVDPMKLLLTGMTRDGLYRVRGGKVVGGVRNMRFNESPLRMLANLEAVGRPRTVGGHMPARVPPLRVGSFAFTSGTAF from the coding sequence ATGACCGAAGCGGAGGCGCGCGCTATCCTCGAGCGCGCGCTTGCCCATGCCACCGCGGACAGCACGGAAGCGATGCTCTCCGGCTACGCCGAAGCGTCCACTCGCTTCGCGAACAACGCGATCACGCAGAATGTCGCGAAGACGAACGCGCGCCTCACGGTGCGTTCGGCCTTTGAGAACAGGGTCGGAACCGTCACCGTGAACTCGTTCGACGACGATCGGCTGCGCGACGCGGTGCGCCGCGCGGAGGAGATTGCGCGCCAGGCGGCGCCCGACACCGAGCATATGCCGCCGGTCGAGCCCACCGCCTACGCCCAGGTGGTTGCCTGGGACGAGGCCGCGGCGGCGGCGACAGCGGAGGACCGCGCCGCCGTCGTGCGCGCCGGCATCGAGGCGGCCGAGGGAGCCGGGCTCACCGCGGCGGGCAGCTACGCCACCGACAGCGGCCTCGAGGCCGTCGCCAACTCGCGCGGCCTGTTCGCCTGCCACCGCTCGACCAGCGCACGCTACACCGTCACGGCCATCGGCCCGGACAGCACGGGCTGGGCCGAGTCCGCCGGCTGGCGCCTCGCGGACGTCGACGCGGCGTCCGCCACGCGGCGAGCCATCGACAAGGCCGCCGCCGCCCGCGCGCCCCAGGAGGTCGAGCCAGGCCCGTTCACGGTGATCCTGGAGCCCGCGGCCGCCGCCGAGATGCTCGCCTTCCTCGCATGGACGCTGGACGCCAAGGCCGCCGCCGAGGGGCGCAGCGCCTTCAGCGGGAAGGAGGGGACACGGATCGCGGACTCGCGCGTCACGCTCGCCACCCATCCAGCCGATATGGAGTGCCCCGGCGCGCCCTTCTTCGGCGACGGCGCCGCGGCGCCCGACGTCACCTGGATCGGCGACGGCGTGGTCCGGGAGCTCGCGCGCACGCGCTACTGGGCTGCCAGGACCGGCCGACCCTTCACCGGCCGGCCCACCAACCTGCTGATGCTCGGCGGAGACGCGAGCGTGGACGATCTGGTTGCCTCCACCGAGGATGGCATCCTGGTGACGCGCTTCTGGTACATCCGGTTCGTGGACCCAATGAAGCTGCTGCTCACCGGCATGACGCGCGACGGGCTCTACCGCGTGCGCGGCGGCAAGGTGGTGGGAGGGGTACGCAACATGCGCTTCAACGAGAGCCCGCTGCGGATGCTGGCGAACCTGGAGGCCGTGGGCCGGCCGCGCACGGTCGGAGGCCACATGCCGGCGCGGGTGCCGCCGCTCCGGGTGGGCAGCTTCGCGTTCACGAGCGGTACCGCGTTCTGA
- a CDS encoding helix-hairpin-helix domain-containing protein, with product MERVLRRQALVLAALACLAGGGAAVALWRRAVAPEPAFVLRGRIVAEAAAGAQAAAGPAARATPAERPPSADRTPPDEQAPPEPIAVHVAGRVRKPGVYRLESGARADDAVRAAGGALPGADLDQVNLAARLEDGAQLYVPAASSGVSTRPAPAGRAASAAPRRATQEDGARKLTKPGEGKVNINAADERELQRLPGVGPATAARIVAHRREAGRFTAIEEMMDVSGIGEKKLAAMRPFISLR from the coding sequence ATGGAACGAGTTCTGAGGCGTCAGGCTCTGGTCCTCGCCGCGCTGGCCTGCCTGGCCGGCGGGGGAGCGGCGGTTGCCCTCTGGCGGCGCGCCGTGGCGCCCGAGCCCGCGTTCGTGCTGCGCGGGCGGATCGTGGCGGAGGCGGCTGCCGGTGCGCAGGCGGCCGCGGGACCGGCGGCGCGGGCGACACCGGCCGAGCGGCCGCCATCGGCCGACCGGACGCCGCCCGACGAGCAGGCCCCTCCGGAGCCGATCGCGGTGCATGTTGCCGGGCGCGTGCGCAAGCCCGGTGTCTACCGGCTCGAGTCCGGAGCCAGGGCCGACGACGCGGTGCGCGCGGCGGGCGGTGCGCTGCCCGGCGCGGACCTCGACCAGGTGAACCTCGCGGCTCGCCTGGAGGACGGCGCCCAGCTCTACGTGCCCGCGGCGTCATCGGGGGTGTCGACGCGCCCCGCCCCTGCGGGCCGTGCCGCGTCCGCGGCGCCGCGTCGGGCAACCCAGGAAGATGGGGCGCGTAAGCTGACGAAGCCCGGCGAGGGTAAGGTGAACATCAACGCGGCCGATGAGCGCGAGCTCCAGCGGCTGCCAGGCGTTGGGCCCGCAACGGCCGCCCGCATCGTGGCGCATCGCCGCGAGGCCGGGCGCTTCACCGCGATTGAGGAGATGATGGACGTTTCGGGCATCGGCGAGAAGAAGCTGGCAGCGATGCGCCCGTTCATCTCGCTGCGCTGA
- a CDS encoding Trm112 family protein, producing the protein MIDEQLLALLACPACDDRPPVRQEGETLVCERCGRIYPIREGIPDMLVESAVLPGESVPDPKEKESGT; encoded by the coding sequence ATGATCGACGAACAACTCCTGGCGCTGCTCGCCTGCCCCGCGTGCGACGACCGGCCGCCCGTGCGGCAGGAGGGCGAGACGCTCGTCTGCGAGCGGTGCGGCCGCATCTACCCCATCCGTGAGGGCATTCCGGACATGCTGGTTGAGAGCGCTGTTCTCCCCGGCGAGAGCGTGCCCGACCCCAAGGAGAAGGAGAGCGGAACATGA
- a CDS encoding GHMP kinase — MRSATGDRLAEVQWEAFAAALHERHRAFFGGGSAIATARAPGRMDVLGGVADYSGGTVLEATLAEAAFAAAQRRPDPVLRLRSVGAADDGLREDLALSTAALLGAGALPSYAEAREACRPDDAGRWAGYVAGCLYVLVAEGHVARADVSGLNLLVDSAVPLGAGVSSSAALEVATMTALSALLGLTLHGTEIARLCQVVENRVVGAPCGIMDQVTASLGRADHLLVLKCQPHDLLGHQPLPRGWRLVGIDSHVKHSVGGPNYTRARVAAFMGLKVLQTLSRDDWGGYLCNVPADVWAPWRERIPETLLGARFREEYGDLPDPVTRVDPDETYLVRACAEHPIHENDRVREFLALMQMAGDEPDEQVLVEAGQLMLAAHGSYNERLRLGSPETDLLVALAMERGPERGIFGAKITGGGSGGTVAILCSGPEAHAAIAEVRDAYRARTGITPGLMTGSTPGAEVFGARVLE, encoded by the coding sequence ATGAGATCGGCGACCGGTGATCGTCTCGCCGAGGTGCAGTGGGAGGCGTTCGCCGCAGCGCTCCATGAGCGTCATCGGGCCTTCTTTGGCGGTGGATCGGCGATCGCGACGGCGCGCGCGCCAGGCCGAATGGACGTGCTCGGTGGCGTGGCCGACTACTCCGGCGGCACCGTGCTGGAGGCCACGCTGGCGGAGGCCGCCTTTGCCGCCGCGCAGCGGCGCCCTGATCCCGTGCTGCGACTGCGCTCCGTGGGCGCCGCCGACGACGGGTTGCGTGAGGACCTGGCCCTCTCAACGGCCGCGCTCCTTGGCGCCGGCGCGCTGCCATCCTATGCGGAGGCCCGCGAGGCGTGCCGACCAGACGACGCGGGCCGCTGGGCGGGCTACGTCGCGGGGTGCCTCTACGTGCTCGTCGCGGAGGGGCACGTAGCCCGCGCGGACGTCTCCGGCCTGAACCTGCTGGTCGACAGCGCCGTTCCCCTCGGCGCCGGAGTCTCCTCGTCGGCGGCCCTCGAGGTCGCCACGATGACGGCGCTCTCTGCCCTGCTGGGGCTCACGCTCCACGGAACCGAGATCGCGCGGCTCTGCCAGGTCGTGGAGAACCGCGTCGTGGGGGCGCCCTGCGGGATCATGGACCAGGTGACCGCATCCCTTGGCCGGGCCGACCATCTACTTGTGCTCAAGTGCCAACCGCACGATTTGCTCGGCCACCAACCGCTTCCCCGCGGCTGGCGCCTCGTAGGCATCGACTCGCACGTGAAGCACAGCGTTGGCGGCCCAAACTACACGCGGGCGCGCGTGGCGGCGTTCATGGGCCTGAAGGTGCTCCAAACCCTCTCGCGAGACGACTGGGGAGGCTATCTGTGCAACGTGCCGGCGGACGTGTGGGCGCCGTGGCGCGAACGCATCCCTGAGACGCTGCTCGGCGCGCGCTTCCGCGAGGAGTACGGCGACCTGCCCGATCCCGTCACGCGCGTGGACCCGGACGAGACCTACCTCGTCCGAGCATGCGCCGAGCACCCGATTCATGAGAACGATCGTGTGCGCGAGTTCCTGGCCCTAATGCAGATGGCGGGCGATGAGCCGGACGAGCAGGTGCTCGTCGAGGCCGGGCAGCTCATGCTGGCCGCGCACGGGAGCTATAACGAGCGCCTTCGTCTCGGCTCGCCGGAGACCGATCTCCTGGTCGCCCTCGCGATGGAGCGAGGGCCGGAGCGAGGCATCTTCGGCGCCAAGATCACCGGTGGGGGCTCGGGCGGCACCGTGGCCATCCTCTGCTCCGGCCCGGAGGCGCACGCGGCCATCGCGGAGGTGCGCGACGCCTACCGGGCGCGCACCGGCATCACGCCGGGGCTGATGACGGGCAGCACGCCGGGGGCCGAGGTCTTCGGCGCGCGCGTCCTGGAGTGA
- a CDS encoding ABC transporter substrate-binding protein — translation MRWHTTVGMVLCVAAALVAAGCARESVAGGGGAAGAGGGGKHLTVAIIPKGTSQSFWLAVQAGAVAACREAGATSQWEGPAEETDVDGQIRILQNAITRKVDAIVLAACDARSLVPYVEQAQKQGIPVVVIDSGITPDISTALLATDNVKGGEVAAIALAGAIGGKGKVGLIPFIKGARSSDEREAGFKQGLKAHPGLDLGNRVLYSNADVSMGLDKTRSLLTATPDLAGIFAANQGGAEGAIQAVKQLGKAGKVKLVCFDASDAEVRALRDGVVEALIVQDPYRMGYEGVKTALRAVRGERIEPRVIDTGVTKVTRENLESPEVQKLLNPPEA, via the coding sequence ATGAGATGGCACACGACGGTAGGGATGGTGCTCTGCGTCGCGGCAGCACTGGTCGCCGCGGGCTGCGCGCGAGAGAGCGTGGCGGGAGGAGGCGGAGCGGCCGGCGCGGGCGGCGGGGGCAAGCACCTGACGGTCGCCATCATCCCGAAGGGCACTAGCCAGTCGTTCTGGCTCGCGGTGCAGGCGGGGGCCGTGGCGGCCTGCAGGGAGGCCGGGGCAACCTCGCAGTGGGAGGGACCCGCGGAGGAGACCGACGTCGACGGGCAGATCCGCATCCTGCAGAACGCCATCACGCGCAAGGTCGATGCCATCGTGCTGGCGGCGTGCGACGCCAGAAGCCTGGTGCCCTACGTGGAGCAGGCCCAGAAGCAGGGCATCCCGGTGGTCGTCATCGACTCCGGCATCACCCCGGACATCAGCACGGCGCTCCTCGCGACCGACAACGTGAAGGGCGGCGAGGTGGCCGCGATCGCGCTGGCCGGGGCCATCGGCGGCAAGGGCAAGGTGGGGCTCATCCCCTTCATAAAGGGCGCCCGGTCCTCCGATGAGCGCGAGGCAGGCTTCAAGCAGGGCCTGAAGGCTCACCCCGGCCTGGACCTGGGGAACCGGGTGCTCTACTCGAACGCCGACGTGTCGATGGGCCTGGACAAGACGCGCTCCCTGCTGACCGCCACACCGGACCTCGCCGGGATTTTCGCGGCGAACCAGGGCGGCGCCGAGGGTGCCATCCAGGCGGTCAAACAACTCGGCAAGGCCGGCAAAGTGAAGCTCGTCTGCTTCGACGCCTCCGACGCCGAGGTGAGGGCGCTACGGGACGGCGTGGTGGAAGCGCTCATCGTGCAGGATCCGTACCGGATGGGGTACGAGGGCGTCAAGACGGCACTGCGCGCCGTCCGCGGCGAGCGGATCGAGCCGCGCGTAATCGACACGGGCGTCACCAAGGTGACCCGGGAGAACCTGGAGAGCCCGGAGGTCCAGAAGCTGCTCAACCCGCCAGAGGCGTAG